CACGTGATAATAGGCAAAGACAGTTGGATATCTTTGAAGATTGAAAAATTAATGTAAAAAGGAGGAGAGATGAAAAACGGTGATAATAACGATGTTACGGTAAAACTTCGTGAAAAGGCAGAGAAGATACTGCTTTCAAAATATGACAGAGCAGTCGCAAAGTTCAAAAAAGAGCACGCTGAAGCAACAACAGAGCTTAAGAAACAGATAATTTCAGAATGGGGACTTGATAAAATAGTGCAAGAGATTCTGAAACTAAAGAATACTCAGGATGGATTGGAAGAACAGGTAAAAGGAAAATTGGGATTTACTCACGGCTATCATGAGTTGAGCCAGTGGGAAAGAGGTATCTTTCAGGGAGATAAACTTGGAAAAGAAGTGGCACTACGAGGCAAATCCGATATTGATATTGAGAAAGAGGAACTACGATTGAGGGAATTAAAGGATGAACTGCTTGAACGACTCTGGTTATGTGGACAATCCAAAGAAGTGCGGGACGTGCTTTCTAAGATGATTTGACAAAAACAACAGCGGGTGGGGATTAAGAGCCTTGCCCGCTGTGTTAATTTTTATTTAATTAGTGTAAGTTTTTTTGTGGTTTTGTAATTACCGGCAACAAATTTGATAAAATAAATACCCGATGATAACTTCCTATCCAGTCCATTATTAACATCCCAACGCATAGTATAATTACCGGGCTCTACATTTTTATCAAGCAATACCTTTATTAATTTCCCCGAAATGTCATAAATAGATATAGAAACATTTGTATTTTCTGAAATACTATATCCGATTGTTGTTGAATTGCGAAGAGGATTTGGTAAAATCTGGATTTCAGGTTTGTATAAACTTGCTTTTTCTTCTATTCCGTGAAAAGATAGATCAACCGTTCCATATATGTCATTATCTGTTCCTGTTCCAAAGTCGGTATCCCAGGCCATAAGATTATTTGTACTGTTCCCACTGATTTGAAGATAAGCTCCCCCATTGTTGGTTATTAGATAATTAGTGTCTTGCAACACTCCTCCACTTGTAATTTTTTGTCCATAGACGTACCCGCAGAAATAATACCATGCTACTATATAATTTGCTCCGTACTCTGCTACGACCGGTAAAAAAATATCGTAACTTAGATTACTGTTGGAAATTCTAAAATTATTTCCTATTAAGCTGCCACTTGAAGATATAAGTTGTCCATAAGCCGCCTCGTGACTTCCCCTATTGTCCCACCATACAACCATACAATTTGCACTCCCTTTGGCAACTCTTGGATAAT
The genomic region above belongs to bacterium and contains:
- a CDS encoding T9SS type A sorting domain-containing protein, translated to MKTLFNLSVIALLLLPNIVFGGGDFQICTANKDQEYPRVVLGSSNYLVTWIDHRAGDGIGYAKIYGQLVSQSGGLVGNEFIIGDSINQQWHSCDIAYGNNKYLVVWAKGPFVTVNTRAVGQLINTNGTLSGSAFLIFEGATEAVVASDGTNFLAVSGNCGQRISSTGSLMGDTISLPGINDQCDMVYDGSNYLIVYRSYNSSNDIYGQRVSSGGLLVGNQISICINSFSQDYPRVAKGSANCMVVWWDNRGSHEAAYGQLISSSGSLIGNNFRISNSNLSYDIFLPVVAEYGANYIVAWYYFCGYVYGQKITSGGVLQDTNYLITNNGGAYLQISGNSTNNLMAWDTDFGTGTDNDIYGTVDLSFHGIEEKASLYKPEIQILPNPLRNSTTIGYSISENTNVSISIYDISGKLIKVLLDKNVEPGNYTMRWDVNNGLDRKLSSGIYFIKFVAGNYKTTKKLTLIK